The following are encoded together in the Zingiber officinale cultivar Zhangliang chromosome 8A, Zo_v1.1, whole genome shotgun sequence genome:
- the LOC122010997 gene encoding uncharacterized protein LOC122010997, which produces MGVHLRKHIRERFQTGSLTSTVLILRFVLLFIGVLNSLFSVDDIYDDLISRRVYSSDAEKFAEICPCPCNGVGWGVIWGLISYLFLCGSIYLALVILS; this is translated from the exons ATGGGAGTCCATCTTCGAAAGCACATACGCGAAAG ATTCCAGACAGGATCACTAACTTCAACTGTTCTCATTCTCCGGTTTGTTCTTCTGTTTATAG GTGTCCTGAACAGCTTGTTTTCTGTCGACG ATATCTACGACGATCTGATATCTCGAAGAGTTTACTCTAGTGATGCTGAGAAGTTTGCTGAAATTTGTCCTTGCCCCTGTAATGGTGTTGGATGGGGGGTTATTTG GGGTTTAATATCATACTTATTCCTCTGTGGATCCATTTATCTTGCTCTAGTCATTCTATCTTGA
- the LOC122009656 gene encoding uncharacterized protein LOC122009656: protein MAILKNASRVLRAADDSSPRSASSQDEDAEPSAGIGKVESYVSEASYVDSGMETDECDQLEVSEPGAQLCQVGNQNFGFPLELFDLPDLSSILSLETWNECLTEEERFVLAEYLPDMDQETFAITLKELFSGKNFQFGSPLNTFFSQLKGGLCDPKIIVYRHGLISMQRREHYHCLHRYQNSMVRSLVYMKDAFQNCAGYSIQERIQFLNMVKRQRPLERNGDIWFETNSGEGNLHHLYSRHSSKVARRFPKPSIDIKLREIGMGVEPVIFGKGKTKGVLKVTASKFPTQESFGTSAAHPSALKYGMSSKSKAKIPKLPFSGKNKYTEYHLESPSRTIHYTSEDQDDMEEEYIIPPKELKSGHRSIAASCLSRTGKNQKPVKRHSANMYSDEEEPADYSGFSHSRRKNGNVHHTVTIASYVDESPEHTGEARSFEREFLPSTTDQTQSLMLNRPIRQNKVHEDSISLDYLLKSDDLNTRINKWNIKPEYEIEKKHKRMVGKDHSSQQSFYDADYSGDMMDEHMDNMDAISKLKGSNNRTNRLENTMKFSDSQPDANFETSGLPLKGCNSSSKKPKWKVNGQYPDEPDDPRYLKPNAKQQKGKRKAVAETDSLAAVNSDQAISKMDAEDVEPKPKLQKKPFALITPTIHTGFSFSIVHLLSAVRKAMINQTEDSTFNDVHLHNRNYSPMQNIKELNDMCQTENNMHLAHSVENMVNQASLPSLTFQEIVDRVRSNPGDPCILETQEPLQDLVRGALRVFSSKTAPLGAKGWKPLVCYEKLNKSWSWTGPISSGLPDDENAEEETSSEAWGIPHKMLVKLVDAFANWLKSGQETLQQIGSLPPPPTSLLSNLDEKERFKDLRAQKSLNTIGSSSNEVRAYFRREEFLRYSVPDRAFSYTAADGRKSIVAPLKRGGGKPTSKARDHFMLKPDRPPHVTILCLVRDAAARLPGSIGTRADVCTLLRDSQYVVENVSDTQVTQVVSGALDRLHYELDPCVQFDSERKLWVYLHRDREEEDFEDDGTSSTKKWKRQRKDTADPSDTGIANDVDTGTLAVCGPSTGLDHDHNLNVGTASVGSGDTADHLNEDMDVNVENFHPLMDINTISESNGNWNALGLNLLNENRLVCQKNSTDEDYKDETFCQERPIQLNYDHIMNKKLY, encoded by the coding sequence ATGGCGATTTTGAAGAATGCATCTAGGGTTTTGAGGGCGGCCGATGATTCCTCGCCCCGGAGCGCATCGAGCCAGGACGAGGACGCAGAGCCCTCTGCGGGGATCGGCAAGGTGGAGTCTTATGTTTCGGAGGCTTCTTATGTGGACTCCGGCATGGAGACGGATGAGTGTGATCAGTTGGAAGTCAGTGAGCCCGGAGCTCAGTTGTGTCAAGTGGGGAACCAGAACTTTGGCTTCCCGCTTGAGCTCTTCGATCTCCCTGACTTGAGTTCGATTTTATCTTTGGAGACGTGGAATGAGTGCCTCACGGAGGAGGAGCGGTTCGTGCTGGCGGAGTACCTTCCGGACATGGACCAGGAGACGTTTGCGATTACCCTCAAAGAGCTGTTTTCTGGAAAAAATTTCCAATTCGGGAGCCCGCTCAATACTTTTTTCAGTCAGTTGAAAGGTGGGTTATGTGACCCTAAGATCATTGTTTATCGCCACGGCTTGATTTCCATGCAACGGCGTGAACACTACCATTGCCTGCACAGATATCAGAATTCTATGGTGAGGAGTCTTGTCTACATGAAGGATGCATTTCAAAATTGTGCTGGTTATTCTATTCAAGAAAGAATTCAGTTTCTGAATATGGTAAAGAGACAGAGGCCTCTTGAGAGGAATGGGGATATTTGGTTTGAGACGAATTCAGGGGAAGGAAATTTGCATCATCTCTACTCGAGGCACAGTTCTAAGGTGGCTCGTCGGTTTCCAAAGCCTTCAATTGATATCAAGCTTCGTGAGATTGGCATGGGTGTGGAGCCTGTGATATTTGgtaaagggaaaacaaaaggagTTTTAAAGGTTACTGCTTCCAAGTTTCCAACACAGGAGAGTTTTGGAACATCAGCTGCACATCCTTCAGCTTTGAAGTATGGAATGTCCTCAAAATCTAAAGCGAAAATTCCAAAGTTGCCTTTCAGTGGGAAGAATAAATATACAGAATATCATCTGGAATCTCCTTCAAGGACTATACATTATACTAGTGAAGATCAAGATGACATGGAGGAAGAGTATATAATTCCACCAAAAGAGTTGAAATCAGGACACAGAAGTATTGCAGCTAGTTGTCTGTCTAGAACAGGAAAGAATCAGAAACCAGTGAAAAGGCACAGTGCCAACATGTATAGTGATGAAGAAGAGCCTGCAGACTACAGTGGTTTCAGTCATTCTCGGAGGAAAAATGGAAATGTACATCATACAGTAACTATTGCTTCTTATGTTGATGAATCACCTGAACATACAGGAGAGGCTAGAAGTTTTGAGAGAGAATTTTTACCTTCTACCACAGATCAAACTCAAAGTCTTATGCTGAATCGCCCCATCAGGCAAAACAAGGTCCATGAGGACTCAATTTCACTGGATTATCTCCTGAAGTCGGATGATTTGAACACCAGAATTAATAAATGGAATATCAAGCCTGAGTATGAAATTGAGAAGAAGCACAAAAGGATGGTTGGCAAGGATCATTCTTCACAGCAGTCATTTTATGATGCTGATTACAGTGGTGATATGATGGATGAACATATGGATAACATGGATGCAATTTCAAAGTTAAAAGGCAGCAATAACAGAACTAATAGATTGGAGAACACCATGAAATTCTCCGATTCTCAGCCGGATGCTAATTTTGAAACATCAGGCCTTCCCCTAAAAGGTTGTAATTCTTCATCAAAGAAACCTAAATGGAAGGTTAATGGTCAGTACCCCGATGAGCCAGATGATCCCCGTTATCTAAAGCCCAATGCAAAGCAGCAGAAGGGTAAAAGGAAAGCAGTTGCTGAAACTGACTCTCTGGCTGCAGTAAATTCAGATCAGGCAATATCTAAAATGGATGCAGAAGATGTAGAACCTAAGCCAAAATTACAGAAGAAGCCATTCGCCCTTATCACACCAACTATTCATACTGGTTTCTCGTTTTCCATAGTGCATCTACTTTCAGCTGTACGAAAGGCAATGATTAATCAGACAGAAGATTCCACATTTAATGATGTTCATCTTCACAACAGAAACTATAGCCCTATGCAAAATATAAAAGAGCTGAACGACATGTGCCAGACAGAAAACAATATGCACCTTGCCCATTCTGTTGAGAATATGGTAAACCAAGCTAGTTTGCCTTCTCTTACTTTTCAAGAGATCGTTGATCGAGTAAGATCAAACCCTGGAGATCCATGCATCCTTGAAACACAGGAACCACTTCAAGATTTAGTCCGAGGAGCTTTAAGGGTATTTTCATCTAAGACAGCACCTTTAGGAGCCAAGGGTTGGAAGCCCCTAGTATGCTATGAGAAGTTAAACAAAAGTTGGTCATGGACAGGCCCTATTTCTTCTGGTTTACCTGACGATGAAAATGCAGAAGAGGAGACTTCTTCAGAAGCATGGGGAATTCCTCACAAGATGCTTGTAAAGCTTGTTGATGCTTTTGCTAATTGGCTCAAGAGTGGCCAGGAGACCTTGCAGCAGATTGGGAGCCTCCCTCCACCTCCTACTTCTTTGCTTTCAAACTTGGATGAGAAGGAGAGGTTTAAAGATCTGAGAGCCCAAAAGAGTCTAAACACTATTGGTTCAAGTTCAAATGAGGTAAGAGCATACTTCCGCAGAGAGGAATTTTTAAGGTACTCAGTTCCAGATAGGGCCTTTTCCTACACTGCTGCTGATGGAAGAAAATCAATTGTTGCTCCATTGAAGAGAGGAGGCGGAAAGCCAACATCAAAGGCACGGGATCATTTCATGCTTAAACCTGATCGGCCACCTCACGTTACTATTCTTTGTCTTGTTCGAGATGCAGCTGCCAGGTTGCCTGGTAGTATTGGAACTAGGGCGGATGTTTGTACTCTGCTGAGGGACTCACAATATGTTGTTGAAAATGTTTCTGATACACAGGTGACTCAAGTAGTGAGTGGGGCTCTAGATCGATTGCATTATGAGCTTGATCCTTGTGTACAGTTTGATAGTGAAAGAAAATTGTGGGTTTATCTGCATAGGGATAGGGAAGAGGAAGATTTTGAGGACGATGGCACCTCATCAACTAAGAAATGGAAAAGGCAGAGGAAAGATACTGCAGATCCATCAGATACTGGAATTGCTAATGATGTTGACACTGGAACCTTGGCTGTCTGCGGCCCTTCCACTGGCCTGGATCATGATCACAATCTAAATGTTGGCACAGCATCGGTTGGATCAGGAGACACAGCTGATCATCTTAATGAAGATATGGATGTAAATGTAGAGAACTTCCATCCTCTCATGGACATAAACACTATTAGTGAGAGCAATGGTAATTGGAATGCTCTGGGGTTGAATCTATTAAATGAAAACAGATTGGTATGTCAAAAGAACTCCACTGATGAGGATTACAAGGATGAAACATTTTGTCAAGAGAGGCCCATTCAACTCAATTACGACCACATTATGAATAAAAAATTGTACTAG
- the LOC122009657 gene encoding thylakoid membrane protein TERC, chloroplastic-like, with amino-acid sequence MAFASAIHHRPWVRAPLMFDPGRLGGSSVSSLRRHALAAAPRDPARSCRFCRLSIGIPWAKGTDQEDISVAEDKEKNNSSSHDEVNIIGVAIRDPVSGGTESTLADKSSSMKTVALWVFAASAFGICLGFKDGIEKASEFFAGYILEQSLSVDNLFVFVLIFSYFKVPVKCQSQVLSYGIAGAIIFRAVVILLGTATIQRFELVNVLLALILLFSSYKLFSAEEEEADLADNFIVKTCQKFIPVTDYYDGDRFFTIKDGVRKATPLLLALAVVELSDIAFAVDSIPAVFGVTRDPFIVFSSNLFAICGLRSLYVLISESMSEMEYLQPAIGVVLGFIGTKMLFDFFGYHVSTEASLCFVAITLGTGVLLSLRKNQSD; translated from the exons ATGGCCTTCGCTTCCGCGATCCACCACCGCCCGTGGGTTCGAGCCCCTCTCATGTTCGATCCCGGGCGGCTTGGGGGCTCTTCTGTTTCCTCCCTCCGCCGCCATGCCCTCGCCGCCGCCCCTCGCGATCCAG CTAGGAGTTGTCGCTTCTGCAGGCTTTCAATTGGCATTCCGTGGGCGAAAGGGACTGACCAAGAAGACATCTCGGTTGCGG AGGATAAAGAGAAGAACAATTCTTCATCACATGATGAGGTAAACATTATTGGGGTGGCTATTCGAGATCCTGTTTCAGGTGGTACAGAAAGCACATTGGCAGACAAATCCTCTTCTATGAAAACAGTTGCATTATGG GTGTTTGCTGCTTCGGCTTTTGGAATTTGCTTGGGTTTTAAGGATGGCATTGAAAAGGCATCTGAATTTTTTGCAGG CTATATTCTGGAACAGAGTCTTTCAGTCGACAATCTCTTTgtctttgttttaattttcagttatttCAAAGTTCCTGTGAAGTGTCAG AGTCAAGTGCTTTCATATGGTATTGCTGGTGCAATCATTTTCCGTGCAGTAGTAATCCTACTTGGGACTGCAACAATTCAG AGATTTGAGTTAGTTAATGTTCTACTGGCCTTGATCCTTCTATTTTCATCATACAAG TTGTTTTCTGCTGAAGAAGAGGAGGCTGATCTGGCTGATAACTTCATTGTAAAAACATGCCAAAAGTTTAtccctgttacag ATTATTACGATGGGGATAGATTCTTCACAATTAAAGATGGCGTGAGGAAA GCTACACCATTACTACTCGCTCTTGCAGTTGTGGAGCTGAGTGATATTGCATTTGCT GTGGATTCAATACCAGCAGTTTTTGGTGTTACAAGGGATCCTTTCATTGTCTTCTCATCAAACCTATTTGCTATATGCG GTCTAAGGTCACTGTACGTGCTCATTTCGGAAAGCATGTCTGAGATGGAGTATTTACAG CCTGCTATTGGTGTTGTCTTGGGCTTCATCGGAACAAAAATGCTGTTTGACTTTTTTG GGTATCATGTATCGACTGAGGCTTCCTTATGTTTTGTCGCGATAACTCTTGGTACCGGAGTCTTGTTGAGCCTAAGAAAAAACCAGAGCGATTGA